From Kitasatospora sp. MAP12-44:
CACGACGGGCGTGCCGACGAGCAGCGAATCCCCCGGCGCCGCCGGATACGCGAGGAACGCCTCGGTCCCCTGCCGCTCCGGCACGTGTACCAGCACCTCCCCGACCAGTCCCGGTCCGACCTTCCCGGTGACCCGTCCCGTACAGCCGATCATGTGCCCGCCCCCTCTTCGGTTGTGTCGCCGTCCAGTCTGTCCCACTGGCCGGGAGCTGCCCATATCCAGGACCCCCTCTGGACCGACGCCGGAGCTGCCGCTACCGTATGGACGTCTTTTGTGCAGGCAAGACCGCCTGCAGAACGGGAGCTCGGAGCACCGGGCTGAGAGGGCGCTGACAGGTACGCGGGCCGCGTACCGATCGCTGCGTCGACCGCAGGAACCTGGACCGGGTAATGCCGGCGTAGGGAGTAGAGGGTCTGATGACCATTTTTGATGCACGTTCGGCTGCCCAGACGAGCGCCGAGAGCCTTTCCGGCGGTCCTTCCGAGAGCCCTTCCGAGAGCCCTTCTGAGGGTCCCGCCAACAGCGCCGGCACCGGCTACCCGACCCCCGCGTGGCGCAAGGCCTACCGCGAGGGCTCGCGCCCCGACCTGCGCGTCCCGTACCGCGAGGTGCAGCTCACCAACGGCCGCACCGTCCCGCTGTACGACACCTCCGGCTCGTACACCGACCCGGCCTACCAGCCCGACGTGCGGCGCGGCCTGCCCGCACTGCGTGACCCGTGGATCCGTCAGCGCGGCGACGTCGAGGAGTACGACGGCCGCGAGTCCCGCCCCGAGGACGACGGGATCAAGCACACCTCGCCGCGCGGCGGCAACCTGCGCAACCTGGACGCGGTCTTCCCCGGCCGCCCGCGCCGCCCGCTGCGCGCCCGGGACGGGGTGGCGGTCACCCAGCTCGCGTACGCGAAGTTCGGCATCGTCACCCCCGAGATGGAGTTCGTGGCCCTGCGCGAGGGCCTGGAGCCGGAGTTCGTCCGCGAGCAGGTGGCCCGCGGACGCGCCGTCATCCCCGTCAACGTCAACCACCCCGAGGTCGAGCCGGCCATCATCGGCACCGACTTCCTGGTGAAGATCAACGCCAACATCGGTAACAGCGCGGTGACTTCGTCCATCGAGGAGGAGGTGGAGAAGATGACCTGGGCGACCCGCTGGGGCGCCGACACGGTCATGGACCTCTCCACCGGCCGCAACATCCACACCACCCGCGAGTGGATCCTGCGCAACTCCCCCGTGCCGATCGGCACCGTGCCGCTCTACCAGGCGCTGGAGAAGGTCGACGGCAAGGCCGAGGAGCTCAGTTGGGAGGTCTACCGCGACACCATTGTCGAGCAGTGCGAGCAGGGCGTCGACTACATGACGGTGCACGCCGGCGTGCTGCTGCGGTACGTCCCTATGACCGCCCGCCGCAAGACCGGCATCGTCTCGCGCGGCGGCTCGATCATGGCCGCGTGGTGCCTGGCGCACCATCAGGAGAACTTCCTCTACACCAACTTCGAGGAACTCTGCGACATCCTGCGCGCCTACGACGTCACCTTCTCACTCGGTGACGGCCTGCGCCCCGGCTCGATCGCGGACGCCAACGACGAGGCGCAGTTCGCCGAGCTGCAGACCCTCGGCGAGCTCGGCCGGATCGCCCGCGCCAAGGACGTCCAGGTGATGATCGAGGGCCCGGGCCACGTCCCGATGAACAAGATCCGGGAGAACATGGATCTCCAGAAGGAGATCTGCGACGAGGCGCCGTTCTACACCCTCGGCCCGCTGACCACCGACGTCGCGCCCGGCTACGACCACATCACCTCCGGCATCGGCGCCGCGATGATCGCCTGGTGGGGCACCGCGATGCTCTGCTACGTCACGCCCAAGGAGCACCTGGGCCTGCCCAACCGCGACGACGTCAAGACCGGCGTGATCACCTACAAGATCGCCGCCCACGCCGCCGACCTGGCCAAGGGCCACCCCGGCGCCCAGGCCTGGGACGACGCCCTCTCGGACGCCCGCTTCGAGTTCCGCTGGGAGGACCAGTTCAACCTGGCCCTCGACCCCGAGACCGCCCGCGCCTTCCACGACGAGACCCTCCCCGCCGAGCCGGCCAAGACGGCCCACTTCTGCTCCATGTGCGGCCCGAAGTTCTGCTCGATGAAGATCAGTCAGAACATCCGCGAACTGCACGGCGAGGGCTCCACCGCCGTCGCGAGCGAACTGGACGAGGCGGCCGCCGCCGGCATGGCCGAGAAGTCCGCCGAGTTCGCCGCCAACGGCAACCGGGTCTACCTCCCGTTGGCGAACTGACCACACTCGCCAACGATCTGGTCCTGCTCTGAGAGGCCGGGGGGCCTCTCAGAGCAGGACCAAAGATCAGCAAATCCACATCGACGATGCTCTCGCGCTATGGGCGGTCCCGTTCCCGGATGTCGGGGGAGGGATTGGCGCTTGAACTGGCCAGTTTTCGTGTCTGCATTTCGCAGTCAGTGATGCTAGAGTGCAGATATGACAGCGCTCACCATTCGCGACGTCCCGGACGATCAGATCCAGACCCTGAAGGTTCGGGCCGCCCAGGCCGGACAGTCGCTCCAGGCATTCATGCAAGACCTGATCGAAAGGGAAGCGTCCAAGCCCACCATGGCGGAGATGATGGAGCGGCTGAACCGGGAGACCACCGCCCGCGTCAGCGCCGCCGACATCGTCGCTGCCATCGACGAGGGGCGAGCCGGGCGTTGATCGTTATCGACTGTTCCGCTCTGATCCTGGTCCTCACGGCCCAAGGCCCCGACG
This genomic window contains:
- the thiC gene encoding phosphomethylpyrimidine synthase ThiC: MTIFDARSAAQTSAESLSGGPSESPSESPSEGPANSAGTGYPTPAWRKAYREGSRPDLRVPYREVQLTNGRTVPLYDTSGSYTDPAYQPDVRRGLPALRDPWIRQRGDVEEYDGRESRPEDDGIKHTSPRGGNLRNLDAVFPGRPRRPLRARDGVAVTQLAYAKFGIVTPEMEFVALREGLEPEFVREQVARGRAVIPVNVNHPEVEPAIIGTDFLVKINANIGNSAVTSSIEEEVEKMTWATRWGADTVMDLSTGRNIHTTREWILRNSPVPIGTVPLYQALEKVDGKAEELSWEVYRDTIVEQCEQGVDYMTVHAGVLLRYVPMTARRKTGIVSRGGSIMAAWCLAHHQENFLYTNFEELCDILRAYDVTFSLGDGLRPGSIADANDEAQFAELQTLGELGRIARAKDVQVMIEGPGHVPMNKIRENMDLQKEICDEAPFYTLGPLTTDVAPGYDHITSGIGAAMIAWWGTAMLCYVTPKEHLGLPNRDDVKTGVITYKIAAHAADLAKGHPGAQAWDDALSDARFEFRWEDQFNLALDPETARAFHDETLPAEPAKTAHFCSMCGPKFCSMKISQNIRELHGEGSTAVASELDEAAAAGMAEKSAEFAANGNRVYLPLAN
- a CDS encoding antitoxin, which codes for MTALTIRDVPDDQIQTLKVRAAQAGQSLQAFMQDLIEREASKPTMAEMMERLNRETTARVSAADIVAAIDEGRAGR